In Rhodamnia argentea isolate NSW1041297 chromosome 5, ASM2092103v1, whole genome shotgun sequence, the DNA window agagaaggagagaaaaagaagagaggacATGTTGGGGTTTAAAGGGTCGTCCTACCTCCTTCCCGGGGTTCTTTCTGAAAATAGTAGAATATTCCTAGTGAAGAAAGAATAATTGGGTGCAGAACTGGAGTGAAGTTGTAGGTGTGTTATAGATAATGAGAGGAGCAAATTGTAGTAAGTAGGTCATACTTGCATCTAAATGTTACCATGGTCAATTATCCATCAATTTTCTCTTAGAAGGTAAGCACCAACTTTTACTAATTTTACTGTGTCAAAATCTTAATGTTCTTTTGGCGGTTCTTTGAATTAGGGATCTTTCAAGTAGAGGCTTGACATGTGAAGTGTTAAACATGAGGTCTTCCCATTTTCGCAAGCTCAGTATGGTGGGGAAGTTTAGTCGAATGCACACTTTGAATTTGGATTACAGCACTTCGCTAACTAGCTTCCAGAAAGATTGTTTCGCTTGCATGCCGAATCTAAAGTTTCTGTCCATGTGTGAGACAAGAGTTGCTAATCTCTGGACAACTATTGCTGCACTTTCCAAGCTCCCTTCTTTGGTGGAGCTAAGGTTCCAAAGACGGTTATATTATGAGGATGTAGAATCTTATATTGCATCATCAAGTGGCAATGAAGATGGCAGAGTTGGTCCTTTTCCAGAAGAACCAGTTATTGACATTGCAACACTCGTAGATCAGAATTTAATCTCAGAGACTATACTTAACAATCTAATGACAGTCGCTAACGCAATTGGCAATCCTGAACTACAAAGGGAAGGTGAGGAGTCATCAGATGATAGTGAGGTTGATTTCTCAAGTCAGAGGCAAGAATATGGTTTCATGCATGAATTAACTAATGCAATCAGCGAGTGGACTGGGAGGGCCGATGCACATGATGAGGTAATGATTGAATCGATCTTTGCATACTTGGCATTTACATCAAATGAGCAGCATGTCATGGTTGCTAAGTGAATCTAGTCAACAGTACAATATTGTACTTGAATAGGAAATAGAATTAAGTCTTAAGGTACTGTAAATTTGTGTGAAGAGGACAAACTTCTGATTAGACGAGTACAGTTGGAATTTCCTAGAAAGCCATCTTGTAGTTAAAGTGTTGGATCATGGAGCTTAAACAATATAGAATTAATTGAATACATTGGTCGGAACTACATTATTGTTGGATGTGTTACTTTATCCAAATATTATACCCCACCTTCATATAACAACTTAAACTTATGGAACAATTGATCGTTGTCctttaaaatttaacatggCATCAAGGCAGATGGTCTTGAGTTCAGATCTTTCCAGCCTTCTTATTTGCCACTCCTATTATCAATTTCATGCTTACTCTTAGGCCAAATCCTAGTGTATGCGTGAGGGAGAGAGTTACAATAGATGAATGTTTATTCATGtcttcatctaacaacttaagaTTTTAGGTTGGACATTTTAATAGGATAATCAACTCAACCTATTGAGATATACATTGGCAACCACCCTCATAGGTTCTACTTGAATTGTATGGGgagtgaattgaaaaaaatgtccCACCTCAAATTGAGAATTACATCGTCATTATAAGATGTTCTGAACATCTTCATTTCCTTTGCTTGTtagtaaataaatatttatgcgATGTATTTAGCTGCAATGAAGATGCAGGTTGAAATGACTGTATTAACATCATGAAAATCATCATTCAATGTCATGGATGACAACAAGCTGCAGTGAATGGAAGAGAAATCATCTCTTCATTGATTGATGTGATCTTCTCTAAAGTTcagaaaaatctcattttcttttccgaCTATTGTCTGTCCCATAGGTGGATTATGGAGCATCTCTCAGCCTCAGCGAAGAAGAATTTATTGGTGCTTCAAGCACAAATTCTTCTACAAATATCGCATCGAGATACATTTCCTGTTGCGCTTCACCTATATGCTCCCAGAAACACTACAGAGAGTTCATGATAGCTTCTTTACCCCATTTGAAAATGCTCGATGAATTGCCCATCAGAAAGAATGAGAGGGAACAGGCTGCTGCCACCTTCTCACAATACTTTGAGTACCTACCATACAAGAGGAAAGCTAAAGAGAATGTTCTTAGTATCTTGCGAAACCGTGAAATCAAAGAAAGTCGAAACCTGGCTCGCACAAATAAACGAAAGAATACATATCCATCTGGAAAGTCTCAATGTTTCTACACCAGGTCACTTTGTGCTGCCAGAGTAGGATCTTGTCCTTGGCCTTCACTGCAACCGCTTTCTTATTCTAGTTCAGGAGATGAAGCTCTGAACTTTCGCCCCAGACAATTTGAGTATCATCCTTCGGATTCTTCCCTTATGGTTTTTGGAACATTAGATGGTGAGGTGATCATTATCAACCATGAGAATGGTAAAATTGTCAGTTGCATCCCATCTTATGGAGCGATGAGTAGTGTGTTGGGACTCTGTTGGCTCAAGAAGTACCCCTCTCTGGTAAGTATGGATTATGTCAATGCACATTAAAACAAAGATCTACATCGGAATGAGTGCCACTTATCTAGGCACATTGCTGCAGATTTGATTACAACTTATTACTATTGTGGAGCATGCATGTACCATTTTGAAGCTCTTGATTTTGCGatattaaaaattgagaattttggcTGCTGTGTGTGTTTTCGGTCTTGTATACACTTTCTTTCAAACTAAATCTTGCTTTAAGTATAGCATTACGTTCAGTTTCAAGCATAAGAAAATGGGTAATTAGGTAATGTTTATTCTGGAATTGTAAAATCAGTGGAGATtattaaatttcatctgcatttTGTCATAAACTtgatcttctttgattttgGGGAGAAGACTTTCTGGTGAGTTTGGTGTTTGTGGTGGCTGCAGCTTTTACTTGTGACTAGTTTTCAGCTTGCTGTAGTTTTTGCTTCCTAAATATATTTACGTTTACGTTTAGGCCAAAATCTATCTGTCTGCCCATTTAAGAAGTTCTTGAATCAGTTGATCCCAAACttatgtttctttcttcttaaatattaaaatgaatAGCCTGCCATGATTCGAAAGTGGAAAGGAAAAACATAGTATGAATTGTAACATATATTATAGAGCATATAGCACCATAATTGTCAAATACATTTATCCAATATCAAATAATGAGCAACAGTATGGATTATCTAATATATGGATATCTAATATATGATTCAAATGGAAAAGTGGATAAATGGAGTTTTGTTATCAAGTTACTGGTCACACTGCCACAAAGTTCTACTTTACTATTCTTTATATTAattagaacaagaaaaataaaatttacacGATTGATTGGACAATATTCTACCTATAATACGTATTATTCATTCGTTAGTGACATAGGATAATAATTTGATTTAACTTTATTAAGTTTATATAAGAGTCACAAAAAATGGGTAAGGTCGTACAACTTCATTGGCGATGCGTAATCTCACGTCACAAGTTACAACCACGACACATTAGGAGGAAAAGAGATTATTTTATATCCTTCTTTAGctgtataatttttttggtcgaactttaGCTATGTCGATAAGAGTCCTAAAAGCTGCGTAACTTCCTAATGAACTTTATGATTTTGTTGTATCGATATAACTATCCATGCATTTCGTATTAACATATCCCAATGCAAATCCATATTCGCTGTCTTCATAAGTTTTTATTATAGACAAATTATAAAGAGAAGTCCTTATTCAACACTAAGTACAGAGCTTTATTGTTTGGTCAATACATATGTAGCTTTCATGTACATGTTACGAATATAATGGAAAATTTCTACTCACATTTTGTAGTTTACCAACTTCTTAACCATAATAGAATACTGGAAAaggtaattttcaaatttgtgccAGACGTGGGTCTTCAACTAGTATCTTGATTCGATCACGAGTTGGAAGCATGCTGGTTCCTGTTGTGATTTCCAGAATGTGAGATGTCCTTTTTCTTAGTCTGATGATTTCCGAACAAACAAATTGTGCGTGCAAACTCGTTCGTGACAACGAGTTGCATTGGGAAGACAGAATTGCACCTATGCTGATAATTATGTTGTGTGGTATTTGACCTTTTGACTCACTCTTTCCATCTGTTTCAATCTCAGCTCATTGCTGGTTCTGACAATGGTTCACTAAAGCTATATAATATCCAGCAACTACCTCCAAACAATTCAGGAGCATATTCAGGTGCTGGTTCTGTCACTTTTCAAGACTTTGATCAATTGACTTCAGTTCATGTCAATTCTGCAGACGAGTTGCTTCTTGCTAGTGGATACTCCAAAAATGTTGCACTGTATGATATCAACAGTGGAAGACGTCTTCAAGTATTCACAAATATGCATCAGGAGCATATAAATGTTGTAAAGTTTGCTAACCATTCCCCATCCCTTTTTGCTACTTCATCGTTTGACCGTGATGTCAAACTGTGGGATTTGAGACAGAAACCTTTTCTTCCTTGCTACTCTGCGACCAGTTCCAAAGGGAATGTTATGGTTTGCTTTTCTCCGGATGATCAGTATCTTCTTGCATCAGCTGTTGACAATGAGGTATTTGTTGGTACTAGTAAAAACTACCTGAATTAAGCACTCATTTCATTCAATTGTAGATATTGAATTGAGAAATCATCTTGCTTTTAGATTCTCAATCATTGAGATCCAGTCTCATACGTGTTGACAGTGGTTTTAAGAATCTTTTAAGAGAGATATCATATGTAGTCTAACCAAATAAGTATAATAGTGAAGCCAAATATATTAACAAATCCATACTGGAAGATAATGCTCAATACATGATCTATATAAGTTGCATGAATGTCCTTACTCAAACAGCCAACATAAATTCCATTAGCCCATAGTATTTTATGATCAAGGCTACATACACTTTATCAGTTGTGTCGGCGACAAATTCCTCCCCCTCTTTATTAAATCCTGTCGCAAGTGCAAATGTGGTGACCCGTGTCTCAATTCTGGAAGGAAATAAATGTACCACTTTGTTTTGCATACTCCCTCTCCTTTCAGAATGCTCCCAATATGGAATTTTCCGAGCCTCTtgattttaagacttttttagctCAATCAAGTTGTCCTCATAACAGGCCatctctttaattttgtcaatcttGGGAACACCTCCAGAAGAAATCATCAAAGTATTGTTTACATTTGTTGGAAGTACTTAGTACCATCCAATAGATGAGTTGTGGTATAGTAAGGCCTCAAGTTTGTGTATGCAAACATCCCTCCTAGTTTCATCTGTTTAAGCATTTATATCTTTGCTGCTATTGTTTGAGATCTTTCTTCACCCATTTCTTAGGCCATGCTATTTGATTTGTGACAGGTAAAACAATTTCGGGCTGCTGATGGAAAGCttcttttggattttggaaTCAATCCAACAGGAAGCTCCCAGAATTATACACGGTCATACTACATGAACA includes these proteins:
- the LOC115757163 gene encoding uncharacterized protein LOC115757163 isoform X1, yielding MDIQTLEERYIDRCRDRGVLPNPTILSGFFKAEVKKTRHESCILEIMLDHLKDIDFHPLLDVVVDIDASEIEAVDICNKSSGELKGEYALLLMRALNKKLRAVDLQDISLGKDFCRDLSSRGLTCEVLNMRSSHFRKLSMVGKFSRMHTLNLDYSTSLTSFQKDCFACMPNLKFLSMCETRVANLWTTIAALSKLPSLVELRFQRRLYYEDVESYIASSSGNEDGRVGPFPEEPVIDIATLVDQNLISETILNNLMTVANAIGNPELQREGEESSDDSEVDFSSQRQEYGFMHELTNAISEWTGRADAHDEVDYGASLSLSEEEFIGASSTNSSTNIASRYISCCASPICSQKHYREFMIASLPHLKMLDELPIRKNEREQAAATFSQYFEYLPYKRKAKENVLSILRNREIKESRNLARTNKRKNTYPSGKSQCFYTRSLCAARVGSCPWPSLQPLSYSSSGDEALNFRPRQFEYHPSDSSLMVFGTLDGEVIIINHENGKIVSCIPSYGAMSSVLGLCWLKKYPSLLIAGSDNGSLKLYNIQQLPPNNSGAYSGAGSVTFQDFDQLTSVHVNSADELLLASGYSKNVALYDINSGRRLQVFTNMHQEHINVVKFANHSPSLFATSSFDRDVKLWDLRQKPFLPCYSATSSKGNVMVCFSPDDQYLLASAVDNEVKQFRAADGKLLLDFGINPTGSSQNYTRSYYMNSRDYIISGSCDEHVVRICCAQTGRRLRDVSLEGRSSGSSMFVQSLRGDPHRDFNMSILAAYMRPSSKSEIVKVNLLASSDDTKEYSNGQNAPISNSLGG
- the LOC115757163 gene encoding uncharacterized protein LOC115757163 isoform X2, producing the protein MAEVKKTRHESCILEIMLDHLKDIDFHPLLDVVVDIDASEIEAVDICNKSSGELKGEYALLLMRALNKKLRAVDLQDISLGKDFCRDLSSRGLTCEVLNMRSSHFRKLSMVGKFSRMHTLNLDYSTSLTSFQKDCFACMPNLKFLSMCETRVANLWTTIAALSKLPSLVELRFQRRLYYEDVESYIASSSGNEDGRVGPFPEEPVIDIATLVDQNLISETILNNLMTVANAIGNPELQREGEESSDDSEVDFSSQRQEYGFMHELTNAISEWTGRADAHDEVDYGASLSLSEEEFIGASSTNSSTNIASRYISCCASPICSQKHYREFMIASLPHLKMLDELPIRKNEREQAAATFSQYFEYLPYKRKAKENVLSILRNREIKESRNLARTNKRKNTYPSGKSQCFYTRSLCAARVGSCPWPSLQPLSYSSSGDEALNFRPRQFEYHPSDSSLMVFGTLDGEVIIINHENGKIVSCIPSYGAMSSVLGLCWLKKYPSLLIAGSDNGSLKLYNIQQLPPNNSGAYSGAGSVTFQDFDQLTSVHVNSADELLLASGYSKNVALYDINSGRRLQVFTNMHQEHINVVKFANHSPSLFATSSFDRDVKLWDLRQKPFLPCYSATSSKGNVMVCFSPDDQYLLASAVDNEVKQFRAADGKLLLDFGINPTGSSQNYTRSYYMNSRDYIISGSCDEHVVRICCAQTGRRLRDVSLEGRSSGSSMFVQSLRGDPHRDFNMSILAAYMRPSSKSEIVKVNLLASSDDTKEYSNGQNAPISNSLGG